Proteins from one Hydrogenophaga sp. SL48 genomic window:
- a CDS encoding aspartate aminotransferase family protein yields the protein MNAATPAAPSSPHVMNTYGRLPIAMSHGKGCRVWDVNGKEYLDALAGIAVNTLGHGHPKLVPALQEQVAKMMHCCNYYHVPDQEKLAQLLVERSGLTNVFFCSTGLEANEAALKLARKYGHDKGIERPEIVVYEKAFHGRSIATLSATGNPKIQAGFGPLVEGFIRVPVNDIEALKKATEGNPNVVAVFFETIQGEGGINPMRVQYLQDVRALCDTKDWLLMIDEVQCGMGRTGKWFAHQWAGIKPDVMPLAKGLGSGVPIGAVVAGPKAAHIFQPGNHGTTFGGNPLAMRAGVETIRIMEEDGLLQNAATVGAHLRDTLAKGLAGNPGLKEIRGQGLMIGVELNKPCGVITQRAADAGLLLSVTADSVIRLVPPLIMNIAEADEVAAILLPIITTFLSENA from the coding sequence ATGAATGCCGCCACCCCCGCCGCCCCGTCGTCGCCCCACGTGATGAACACCTACGGCCGACTGCCGATCGCCATGTCGCACGGCAAAGGCTGCCGCGTCTGGGACGTGAACGGCAAGGAGTACCTGGACGCGCTGGCCGGCATCGCCGTCAACACCCTGGGCCACGGCCACCCCAAACTGGTGCCCGCGCTGCAGGAGCAGGTGGCCAAGATGATGCATTGCTGCAACTACTACCACGTGCCCGACCAGGAAAAGCTGGCGCAGCTGCTGGTGGAGCGCTCGGGCCTGACCAACGTGTTCTTCTGCAGCACCGGCCTGGAAGCCAACGAGGCCGCGCTGAAGCTCGCGCGCAAGTACGGCCACGACAAGGGCATCGAACGCCCGGAGATCGTGGTCTACGAGAAGGCCTTCCACGGCCGCTCGATTGCCACGCTCTCGGCCACCGGCAACCCCAAGATCCAGGCGGGTTTCGGCCCCCTGGTGGAGGGGTTCATCCGCGTGCCGGTGAACGACATCGAGGCCCTGAAGAAAGCCACCGAAGGCAACCCCAACGTGGTGGCCGTGTTCTTTGAAACCATCCAGGGCGAAGGCGGCATCAACCCGATGCGCGTGCAGTACCTGCAGGACGTGCGCGCGCTGTGCGACACCAAGGACTGGCTGCTGATGATCGACGAGGTGCAGTGCGGCATGGGCCGCACCGGCAAGTGGTTTGCCCATCAGTGGGCCGGCATCAAACCCGACGTGATGCCGCTGGCCAAGGGCCTGGGCTCGGGCGTGCCGATCGGCGCGGTGGTGGCCGGCCCCAAGGCCGCCCACATCTTCCAGCCGGGCAACCACGGCACCACGTTCGGCGGCAACCCGCTGGCCATGCGCGCGGGTGTGGAAACCATCCGCATCATGGAAGAAGACGGCCTGCTCCAGAACGCCGCCACCGTGGGCGCCCACCTGCGCGACACGCTGGCCAAAGGCCTGGCGGGCAACCCGGGCTTGAAGGAGATCCGCGGCCAGGGCCTGATGATCGGCGTGGAGCTGAACAAGCCCTGCGGCGTGATCACCCAGCGCGCGGCCGACGCCGGTCTGCTGCTGTCGGTCACCGCCGACAGCGTGATCCGCCTGGTGCCACCGCTGATCATGAACATCGCCGAGGCCGACGAAGTCGCGGCCATCCTGTTGCCCATCATCACCACCTTCTTGTCGGAAAACGCCTGA